GTCATTCCGGGCGAAGCTGTGGGGTTCATACAGGCTGACAATTTCATCCAGCCTTTCCCCCGAAATGGAGAGACGGGAAATCGAGAGTGTGTCCCGGATAAAAGTTTTGATTGCATCCTTGCTCATGGCAGTGGTTATTTTTTGGCGCTGAACACCCATGCATGAAGTGGGGAGCGAGCAGGGAGGTCGCCTAATTCGGAAATGATCGCCTTTTCCAAAGTATTCTGAAACTTTTCCAGCAACAAAGGATCGGTCTTTATAATGAAATGGTAGAGGGGAGTGCCCAGGACAAACCCTTCCGCGGCGCCGGCCGCGGTCTCGCAAACCCCTGTTTTTTGCACAGCGTCAACTGTATGGTCGGTAAATCCCGCTTCGTTTAGCAATGCCAAAACCTTTTTTTCGTCCGACATCGAAAAAGGACCGGGCCCAGTCAGTTGTGCTGCGTTGGGGAAGAAATCTTTTATGACCGTGCTATATATCCTCCAAATGGGGTTGTCTGCGATATTTCCCCAGACATTGAAAAGCAACTTTCCTCCCTTTTTCAGCACCCTGTGCATTTCCTTGACGGCTTTAATTTTATCCGGCACGAACATCAGCCCGAATTGGCAAACGACGACGTCGAACAGGTCGTCGTCATAAGGAATGGCAGACATATCGATCGCGTCCCAGGAAATATTGGGGGCTAATATTTTGCCCTGGGCTATAGCGAGCATCTCCTCATTAATATCAGTGGCGGTTAGTTCGACTGTCAAGAACAAGCGATCGATCAGGTGTCGGGTGACAATGCCCGTGCCGCAGGCGAGCTCCAATATATTGGAGACGCCGGTAACACCGATCCTGCCGACCAAATCTGTTGCGTAGGGCTCAAAAAGAAAGGCGCCCAGGTGGTGGTCATAGCTTTTTGCAATAGAACCATCAAATTTCATTGGATTGCGTTCCATGATGAAAGATTGAAATTATACGCAAAAAAAGCAAGAAATGGGCGGATGGGGGTTGTCCTATGACAAGTTTTGGGCAAGGCGTCTTTTTTGCTTAAATTTCAATATGCAAAAGTCGAAAAGCGCCTCTGCCGACGCCAGCACCTTATCCCGGGCGGCCGCGCACCGTTCGTCGTCCTCCTTCAGCAAGTCTGCAAGGGTCGTACAAAGGGTTCGAACCAAGGAGAGCGTCCTGGTCGACCAGGTAAAGTGGCAGATGGTCGTTGCCATCTGGAGAACGTCCGGGCGTTCAAAAGCCAAATCGGACATCTCCGACCATATTAAATTCCTGACGAACGCAAACGCCGTGGGGATGCTGAATCAAGGCGCCCTCGAAGGGGCCGCTACGAGCAGCCAGAACCAAACCACCTTTTACAACGAGCAACTGTCGACGGGTTTTAATAACATCACCCTGGACAACCTTTATCGTACCGGATTGTTTATGTCCGCCATCGACCTGCTGGAGAACAAGGCCTCCTGGGAGCTCTACCGGCCCCAGGTATCAGGAGGTGATACCCAGGCCGGGACCACTGTCGGAGACGGCGCGAAAACCACGACGAATACGAATGTAAAGACGTCCGTCAGCTGGGCCCCGATCGATGGCAATGCCAAGGAAGGGAAGAAAATGACGGCGCACATCCTGGCACCGGATCACCTGCTGGGGTCGACGCCCTCCGGGGCCGCCAACGTGAAGTCCGGCAGGCTGACTACCTTCACTGATAATGAATACATCGCAGGTCACCTCCTCAATGATCACCTGGGTGGCCCCGGCGACGAGCTGCGGAATATAACGGCGCTGCCCAAGGATGTCAATTCGGAGCAGTCGAACAAGATAGAGCAGGAGGTTAAAAAAAGGGTAAACTCAGACCACGAGATCGTCTTTTACGAGGTGGAGGTTACTTATTCGCAAGATACCAACGTGACGGGCAATAAGTTAAGGCCAGAAGATCAATGGTACGCCAGCAGTCTGCATTCCGAATACGGCACATACCGGAGCGACACGGACTTCAGCAAGCCCGTCTCGACCGCCCACCTGAAGGACCATTTTACCCACGACCTGCCGATCAACAGTCCTACCGCCTATTCATCGGGTACCGGGTATGTGGTTCACCCTACTTCCGACGTGCTTTACAGCGACACCACGCCCCGTGAGCCGCAGTCCAAGGCCGTGACCAATACGACGCTTGGGGAAAAGGCCAAGACCGCGGTTGATCCAGTATACGATATCACCCTGGGGGATGCCAAGCAGATAAAGCTGGAATACGTGTCTTTTGCATTGCTGTCCATGCCGATCAAAGATATGAGGGACGAGCTGGCCCGGCTTAAAGAAGAGTCGACGTCCAAAGATTCGCTGCTGAATCAGGGTGTCGGTGAGATCAACAGGCTGGAATTGTTAATTGAGGCCAACGAACAGATGCACCAAAAGCTGAGGGAGAA
This region of Dinghuibacter silviterrae genomic DNA includes:
- a CDS encoding class I SAM-dependent methyltransferase, producing the protein MERNPMKFDGSIAKSYDHHLGAFLFEPYATDLVGRIGVTGVSNILELACGTGIVTRHLIDRLFLTVELTATDINEEMLAIAQGKILAPNISWDAIDMSAIPYDDDLFDVVVCQFGLMFVPDKIKAVKEMHRVLKKGGKLLFNVWGNIADNPIWRIYSTVIKDFFPNAAQLTGPGPFSMSDEKKVLALLNEAGFTDHTVDAVQKTGVCETAAGAAEGFVLGTPLYHFIIKTDPLLLEKFQNTLEKAIISELGDLPARSPLHAWVFSAKK
- a CDS encoding DNA/RNA non-specific endonuclease: MQKSKSASADASTLSRAAAHRSSSSFSKSARVVQRVRTKESVLVDQVKWQMVVAIWRTSGRSKAKSDISDHIKFLTNANAVGMLNQGALEGAATSSQNQTTFYNEQLSTGFNNITLDNLYRTGLFMSAIDLLENKASWELYRPQVSGGDTQAGTTVGDGAKTTTNTNVKTSVSWAPIDGNAKEGKKMTAHILAPDHLLGSTPSGAANVKSGRLTTFTDNEYIAGHLLNDHLGGPGDELRNITALPKDVNSEQSNKIEQEVKKRVNSDHEIVFYEVEVTYSQDTNVTGNKLRPEDQWYASSLHSEYGTYRSDTDFSKPVSTAHLKDHFTHDLPINSPTAYSSGTGYVVHPTSDVLYSDTTPREPQSKAVTNTTLGEKAKTAVDPVYDITLGDAKQIKLEYVSFALLSMPIKDMRDELARLKEESTSKDSLLNQGVGEINRLELLIEANEQMHQKLRENLIAIIRENDTDKEKSGIVDAELEQQLSRVIELFKQTGAALEEAKKERDVYKEKARQLSYQHGLQSGRFKQQRPYDFPPLSPNSEEQWNRGYEKGESSYQPTVSLSEHQRIQKELEQTRREKDFLQGKLDAIESADRVYQLGWSTGYKTGKYPRSVSGDISFFIPPRASDGYRSGFWSKIELLTGAYDRGFSAGDTAHRRDNGRSDGYKKGLWDAQHGRDYDDVNEGVSQAYIEAYREYYSKGFREGLIPSHEYTPRTSVKRVREEKEKL